One Melanotaenia boesemani isolate fMelBoe1 chromosome 8, fMelBoe1.pri, whole genome shotgun sequence DNA segment encodes these proteins:
- the si:ch211-155e24.3 gene encoding zinc finger protein 135 produces MESCSFQNQLLSVMEVLAKAAVAEINRRVDDSCAVLRMEVSQSRRDIDLLKSKCEVLEAELRRSRMRARSKVCINTPANEPFSTLVKRIIYKDSQRTDWGRPNGHQSLNQPHEGADMEPANEAEHIHIKEECSEEDMWRDAPEDKDMSGAEEPACFSATQTAQTDGFLESYSSAENPAIPESLVSPADGHVFPEQLHRNQNEAKLVVKNEKEEEPDEKASPLVSVHTLVTEEAEAQLWSTNLCRDAGDLNVSYAETQVEQIPAVYSSQTSLRLEDMAPRMHTAGKCNSALLSAARVKRRARTFAFKRQQTDEEHNPPSQINPIDSSFAPQQPQHQYSDAVPHLRNPDEDLTQSNSSVYLSSSFVLARRMRTPWRSGLGEKRFSCVYCNKSFMRFSQLKEHLRSHTGEKPFSCMQCGRSFTKQCNLIRHAVVHSGEKPYECSLCGKCFTQRSSLKSHQKTLH; encoded by the exons ATGGAGAGCTGCAGCTTCCAGAACCAGCTGCTGTCCGTCATGGAGGTCCTGGCCAAGGCAGCTGTGGCGGAGATAAACCGGCGTGTGGATGACAGCTGCGCGGTGCTCCGGATGGAGGTGAGCCAGAGCCGACGGGACATCGACCTGCTGAAGAGCAAGTGTGAGGTCCTGGAAGCAGAactgaggaggagcaggatgagAGCCAGGAGTAAAG TGTGCATTAACACTCCAGCAAACGAGCCATTTTCTACTTTAGTCAAAAGAATTATTTATAAAGACAGCCAGAGGACAGACTGGGGCAGACCGAATGGACATCAGTCTCTAAACCAACCCCACGAG GGTGCAGACATGGAGCCTGCTAATGAAGCTGAACACATACACATCAAAGAGGAGTGTTCAGAGGAGGATATGTGGAGGGATGCCCCAGAGGACAAGGACA TGTCTGGAGCTGAGGAGCCAGCATGTTTCAGTGCCACACAAACCGCCCAGACTGACGGCTTTCTGGAGAGCTACAGCTCAGCTGAAAACCCAGCCATCCCTGAATCTCTGGTTTCCCCAGCAGACGGCCACGTTTTCCCAGAGCAGCTACACAGAAACCAAAATGAGGCCAAACTTGTAGTGAAAAACGAGAAGGAGGAAGAGCCTGACGAGAAAGCATCACCACTTGTTTCAGTCCACACACTTGTGACGGAGGAAGCTGAGGCGCAGCTGTGGTCGACCAATCTGTGCAGAGATGCCGGTGATCTAAATGTTTCATATGCTGAGACACAAGTTGAGCAGATTCCAGCAGTGTATAGCTCTCAAACCAGCTTGCGATTGGAGGACATGGCGCCTAGAATGCACACAGCGGGAAAATGTAATTCTGCACTGCTGAGCGCAGCTAGGGTGAAAAGACGAGCCAGAACCTTTGCATTTAAAAGACAGCAAACAGATGAAGAGCACAATCCTCCTTCCCAGATTAACCCCATAGATTCAAGCTTTGCTCCTCAACAACCGCAGCATCAGTACAGTGACGCTGTCCCTCATTTAAGGAACCCAGATGAAGATCTGACACAGTCAAACTCAAGTGTCTATCTCAGCAGCAGTTTTGTCCTGGCGAGGAGGATGAGGACACCCTGGAGATCCGGTCTCGGTGAGAAGAGATTCAGCTGCGTGTACTGCAACAAAAGCTTCATGAGGTTCAGTCAGCTCAAAGAGCACCTGAGGAGTCACACAGGCGAGAAGCCGTTCAGCTGCATGCAGTGCGGCCGCAGCTTCACCAAACAGTGTAATCTCATCAGACACGCAGTGGTCCATAGCGGGGAGAAGCCCTACGAGTGCTCACTGTGTGGGAAGTGCTTCACCCAACGATCCAGCCTCAAGTCCCATCAGAAAACATTACACTAA
- the LOC121644907 gene encoding zinc finger protein 268-like isoform X1, producing MLNGVALRAQIASVIDALSKAAVAEISKVVEDGLVVLRLEMCQREDEIKNLKSSVEVLHNELKAARHAETLLPDHHGRDESQTGVGDERNFLEKVHTDKSHSTLAVPEGLVKCEPVEGGSEQTRIQPDQPREEVSSYQGGQWRSTTQTLTGCCNRDYLTLAQNSLPCLSEPSMDGGLASCSSSGGFQQSPLSRGLLGYSQYRNTVRRTVKRLMFKKSFVCPYCGKCFESAGHLERHKRIHTGEKPYRCEVCGRRFNQKCSLKEHMKIHRRSIPCGPGDTPVGRKKPNPQVTPCADTCHPDEVSQVKGEDSLTKNEEVLATAVQIKSEPAEENITQPLLHGGNEQTTDRADNLSENFSVLDRDNQLWMSSLQNNPQNMTSFPVITQLLQPPVEASCSNFSFQGKPYGELKSSSISQTPYGSSDTLIISNEASLSGMIEASMDCYRQRRSRSFKVIRPKKCFICSYCGKVFERAGHLERHLRIHTGEKPYGCHICGRCFNQKSSLKGHMKTHRNETAESTDMLEAHHLMLSMPDNQLMESFAEPNNRPAVTEEHVPCPAYGETLREEAVLVKLEPSGNGFPTLSQIKTDNGTEALDQSQLWPSGMEKRIGSHDQTVCVLLQDVKYQQDNKAKGDYSATEMQPTSSDAPESHDQLITHEMAVDDYSTLSDRTHNGGMFELNMAASGTHEDICGDIAAGQSGYICSNCGQSFDNFSMFQEHQCEKTPQQAFSCEICGKTFNQMSILKLHIKLHVR from the exons ATGTTGAACGGCGTGGCTCTGCGCGCTCAGATCGCCTCTGTGATTGATGCCTTATCCAAAGCAGCTGTGGCAGAAATCTCCAAAGTTGTGGAGGATGGCCTGGTGGTGCTGCGGCTGGAAATGTGTCAGCGTGAAGATGAGATCAAGAACCTGAAGAGCAGCGTCGAGGTTCTGCATAACGAGCTGAAAGCAGCGCGGCATGCGGAGACCCTGCTCCCCGACCACCACGGCAGAGATG AAAGCCAGACTGGTGTTGGGGATGAGAGGAATTTCCTTGAAAAGGTGCACACTGATAAGAGCCACAGCACCTTAGCAGTACCTGAAGGGCTGGTGAAATGTGAACCTGTGGAGGGGGGAAGTGAGCAGACCAGAATACAACCTGACCAACCAAGGGAAGAGGTGTCTTCGTACCAAGGAGGACAGTGGAGATCAACAACGCAAACCCTGACTGGGTGCTGCAACAGGGATTATTTAACGTTAGCGCAGAACTCCCTGCCGTGTCTCTCTGAGCCATCCATGGATGGTGGACTCGcgtcctgcagcagctctggTGGGTTTCAGCAGAGCCCGTTGAGTCGTGGGCTGCTGGGTTACAGTCAGTACAGAAACACAGTGCGAAGGACTGTGAAGAGGTTGATGTTTAAGAAAAGCTTCGTTTGCCCATACTGTGGCAAATGCTTTGAATCAGCTGGACATCTCGAACGACATAAAAGGATTCATACGGGTGAGAAACCATATCGCTGTGAAGTATGTGGGCGGCGGTTCAATCAGAAATGCAGCCTCAAGGAGCACATGAAGATTCACAGGAGAA GTATTCCATGCGGGCCGGGTGACACCCCAGTAGGCAGAAAAAAACCGAATCCTCAGGTAACTCCATGTGCTGATACGTGTCACCCCGATGAAGTGAGCCAGGTGAAGGGTGAGGACAGCTTAACAAAGAATGAAGAGGTTCTGGCAACAGCTGTGCAGATAAAATCTGAGCCTGCAGAGGAGAATATAACACAACCACTGCTTCATGGGGGAAACGAGCAAACCACGGACAGAGCTGACAATCTCAGTGAGAACTTCTCAGTGCTGGACAGAGACAACCAGCTGTGGATGTCCAGTTTACAGAACAACCCACAGAACATGACTTCCTTCCCTGTTATAACACAGTTACTCCAACCACCAGTCGAAGCTTCTTGTAGCAACTTTTCTTTCCAAGGAAAACCCTACGGGGAGCTGAAATCCAGCTCAATTTCCCAAACACCCTATGGGTCCTCGGACACACTTATCATATCAAACGAAGCCAGCCTATCCGGTATGATAGAGGCGTCAATGGACTGCTACAGACAGAGGAGAAGCAGGTCGTTTAAGGTGATCAGGCCGAAGAAATGCTTCATCTGCTCGTATTGTGGAAAGGTCTTCGAGCGAGCTGGACACCTGGAAAGACATCTACGAATTCACACCGGAGAGAAGCCGTATGGCTGCCACATCTGTGGGAGGTGCTTCAATCAGAAGAGCAGCCTCAAAGGCCACATGAAGACGCACAGAAACG AAACAGCGGAGAGCACAGACATGCTGGAAGCTCATCACCTGATGTTGTCGATGCCCGATAATCAGCTGATGGAGAGCTTTGCTGAACCCAATAACAGACCAGCAGTTACAGAGGAACACGTTCCTTGCCCTGCGTATGGTGAGACACTAAGGGAAGAAGCAGTATTGGTAAAATTGGAACCCAGTGGAAATGGTTTCCCCACTTTAAGTCAGATCAAGACTGATAATGGCACAGAAGCACTAGACCAAAGTCAGCTGTGGCCATCAGGAATGGAGAAGAGAATCGGCAGCCACGACCAGACTGTCTGCGTTCTCCTGCAAGATGTCAAATATCAACAGGACAACAAAGCAAAGGGAGATTATTCAGCGACTGAGATGCAACCAACAAGCTCTGATGCTCCGGAATCACACGACCAGCTTATTACACATGAAATGGCTGTTGATGATTACAGCACACTGAGTGACAGGACTCACAATGGTGGCATGTTTGAGTTAAACATGGCCGCCTCCGGCACTCATGAGGACATCTGTGGTGATATCGCCGCTGGACAAAGCGGTTACATTTGCTCAAACTGTGGTCAAAGCTTTGATAATTTCAGTATGTTTCAGGAGCACCAGTGTGAGAAAACCCCACAGCAGGCCTTCAGCTGTGAGATTTGTGGTAAGACGTTTAACCAGATGAGCATCCTCAAACTGCACATTAAACTGCATGTgagatga
- the si:dkeyp-68b7.12 gene encoding LOW QUALITY PROTEIN: rho GTPase-activating protein 30 (The sequence of the model RefSeq protein was modified relative to this genomic sequence to represent the inferred CDS: inserted 2 bases in 1 codon), whose amino-acid sequence MRRVRRKGGNKEKVFGCDLLEHLTASSQGIPLVLRCCSEFVEQHGVVDGIYRLSGVSSNIQKLRGEFESEGSPDLNKDLYLQDIHCVSSLCKAYFRELPNPLLTYQLYDKFAEAVAIQLEEERLVKINDVLKELPAPHYRTLEFLMRHLVKMASYSSETNMHARNLAIVWAPNLLRSKDIEASGFNGTAAFMEVRVQSIVVEFILTHVPQLFPEQGVSSERRKSLPSPSAMSSQEDVFFRCAQPNFGNISPGDGPLPIRPYHAIIEGTDKRKGSLKGRKWMSIFNIGGRIQDQRRRHKHSTKEKERTSLRPARSMDSLSTPPFPNEGTRRSGQHPPSINMSPLVTPPVQAGSDTAAPSGGLGSSEYAVTYRRGTGLVSGSTGTPGTYTALDPEGLGLPVNEGVQTRSPGLSSKASRRAAMHITGPTLVTVPLHITSNLALGVLQGGGSDRIILRGRDKDGGEKVEGKERGEKIERKECSAMEWNVEESRKVEEEEKHQGEKEVVNVGGNKEVAGGLSGEKGEGAEEKRLEEVNDDRVKQEPVLGVQDVSREQQATSINSAAEEDRDEDAAEDDEESDSGEYMDMKGDKHRSATQHGNDGVFDASHILNSTEVEEDDHELSGYVQDNFDFLDQMDVMEHIDISVPCQVNEFSVEPPGHSDDEYEIMKQVQPSHQPSQLSPDMYTQSQTELNPHRPLSLDLPSRHTKSLSLPYMTSPVDGPEESFSEGESSGDDIDDNIYDSEEDESMFIQSLPTDFFLNNLSELKPDTDTQDCSRDRSPVHELQSSEAKECPSLNLELSACKITMSGDQGQIEVDGGADEDESEEKQTIKKKEDDEAHHGRNQLENDVQSRATQEHLSIMKDAQSEKSLTSDASKTCCEEFPLQRNENNNELNTVTGNNFEDVNEMDEIPLGDSPPQVASYDTLKESADAPSEESNDASVIPAQHPRGCVREDTAEREDRSQQSVVEIEESDENMREELTKTECERIADKKHEGWTEQASLFCSNSDIWDELEDIVCEVIEDEESKKCEEEDVAAQVHLVEDEEEKDDEGEPNKTDIRVEEEELVDKTIGKLGDPVMQQEKLDQKKHAFSEEVQHHSRGEVVSREKEENKQKADLQSRAQPSVDKLKELKGNQMRDNSDGSLGGFGRKLVTSKHPKVYQIKAVPVVPPKPQHCKITALTLRQQQQQRERRDADRGRETIPRALTEQDRVSSAEQLRDRDDETADRKERLVLLRERERRRDGAEGAARDTSRNSPLSMCFDEAVAIATMRREKEXECEKQTLRQRDRGSETRSLLI is encoded by the exons ATGCGGAGAGTTCGAAGAAAAGGGGGCAACAAAGAGAAGGTGTTTGGATGTGATCTGCTGGAGCATCTGACTGCCTCCTCTCAGGGGA TTCCACTGGTGTTACGGTGCTGTAGTGAGTTTGTGGAGCAACATGGAGTCGTGGATGGTATCTACAGGTTATCAGGGGTATCGTCCAACATCCAGAAATTGAg GGGTGAGTTTGAGAGTGAGGGGAGTCCAGATCTGAACAAGGATTTATACCTGCAGGACATCCACTGCGTCAGTTCTTTGTGTAAAGCTTATTTCAGAGAGCTGCCCAACCCTTTGCTCACATACCAGCTATATGACAAGTTTGCT GAGGCTGTGGCCAtccagctggaggaggagagacTGGTAAAGATCAATGATGTTCTAAAAGAGCTGCCAGCACCACATTACAG GACTCTGGAGTTTCTGATGCGTCATCTGGTCAAAATGGCCTCGTATTCTTCAGAAACCAACATGCATGCCAGGAACCTGGCCATCGTCTGGGCCCCCAATCTCCTCAG GTCAAAAGACATTGAGGCGTCTGGATTCAATGGTACAGCAGCCTTCATGGAGGTCAGGGTCCAGTCCATCGTGGTGGAGTTCATCCTCACACACGTCCCTCAGCTGTTTCCTGAACAAG GTGTATCAAGTGAGAGAAGGAAGTCCCTTCCCTCCCCGTCAGCGATGTCCAGTCAGGAAGATGTATTTTTCAGGTGTGCTCAGCCGAACTTTGGGAACATCAGTCCAGGAGACGGTCCTCTACCCATAAGACCCTACCATGCTATCATTGAGGGCACAGACAA GAGAAAAGGATCTCTAAAAGGGAGAAAGTGGATGTCCATTTTTAATATCGGAGGAAGAATCCAAGATCAACGACGGAGGCACAAACACTCAACTAAAG agaaagagaggacTTCTTTGAGACCTGCAAGAAGCATGGACTCCCTCAGCACCCCACCCTTTCCAAATGAAG GTACCCGACGTTCTGGCCAGcatcctccatccatcaacATGTCTCCCCTCGTCACCCCCCCAGTCCAGGCAGGCTCTGATACTGCAGCACCTTCAGGTGGACTAGGTAGCAGTGAATATGCTGTGACCTATCGTAGGGGAACAGGTTTAGTAAGTGGGAGTACAGGGACCCCGGGTACCTACACAGCTCTTGACCCAGAGGGTTTAGGGTTACCAGTCAATGAGGGTGTCCAGACCAGATCCCCGGGGCTGTCCAGTAAAGCGAGTCGAAGAGCAGCCATGCACATCACCGGCCCCACCCTGGTTACTGTGCCGTTACATATCACCTCTAACCTTGCTTTAGGGGTGCTGCAAGGGGGCGGGAGTGACAGGATCATCCTCCGTGGAAGAGATAAGGATGGAGGGGAAAAGGTGGAAGGTAAGGAAAGAGGAGAGAAGATTGAGAGGAAGGAATGCAGCGCAATGGAATGGAATGTGGAAGAAAGcagaaaggtggaggaagaagagaaacatcAGGGGGAAAAAGAAGTCGTAAACGTGGGAGGGAATAAAGAGGTAGCAGGTGGTCTTAGTGGGGAAAAAGGTGAAGGAGCAGAAGAGAAGCGATTGGAAGAGGTGAATGATGACAGGGTGAAGCAGGAGCCTGTGTTGGGAGTCCAAGATGTGTCCAGAGAGCAACAAGCCACAAGCATCAACTCCGCAGCAGAAGAAGATAGGGATGAAGATGCtgcagaggatgatgaagagtcTGACAGCGGTGAATATATGG ATATGAAAGGAGACAAGCATCGTTCAGCCACTCAACATGGAAATGATGGCGTATTTGATGCTTCTCACATCCTCAACTCAACTgaggtggaggaagatgatCACGAGCTGTCCGGCTACGTTCAAGACAACTTTGATTTCTTGGACCAAATGGATGTCATGGAGCACATAGACATCAGTGTCCCctgtcag GTGAACGAGTTCTCTGTTGAGCCTCCTGGTCACTCTGATGATGAGTATGAAATCATGAAGCAAGTTCAGCCTTCTCATCAACCCTCTCAGCTGAGTCCTGATATGTACACCCAGAGTCAGACAGAGCTGAATCCACACAGACCGCTCAGCCTCGACCTCCCAAGTCGACACACTAAATCCCTCAGCCTGCCCTATATGACCTCACCTGTCGACGGACCGGAGGAGTCTTTCTCTGAGGGGGAGAGTTCAGGGGATGACATTGATGATAATATTTATGACAGCGAGGAGGATGAGAGCATGTTTATTCAAAGTCTTCCAACAGATTTCTTTCTAAACAATTTGTCTGAATTAAAACCAGACACTGATACCCAAGACTGTTCCCGTGACAGAAGTCCTGTACATGAGTTACAGAGCTCTGAGGCAAAGGAGTGCCCATCTCTTAACCTCGAACTTTCTGCCTGTAAAATTACGATGAGTGGAGATCAGGGGCAGATAGAAGTGGACGGTGGAGCGGATGAAGATGAATCAGAAGAAAAgcagacaataaaaaagaaagaagacgaTGAAGCTCATCATGGAAGAAATCAGCTGGAAAACGATGTGCAAAG CAGAGCAACACAGGAACACCTGAGCATCATGAAAGATGCTCAAAGTGAAAAGTCTCTGACTTCAGATGCATCAAAAACCTGCTGTGAGGAGTTTCCACTGCAGAGAAATGAGAACAATAATGAATTAAACACTGTGACTGGAAATAATTTTGAAGATGTGAATGAAATGGATGAAATTCCTCTTGGTGATTCTCCACCTCAAGTAGCTTCTTATGACACACTGAAAGAAAGTGCTGATGCTCCATCAGAAGAATCCAACGACGCCTCTGTGATTCCAGCACAACATCCGAGAGGCTGTGTTAGAGAGGAtacagcagagagagaggacaGAAGCCAACAATCTGTTGTGGAAATAGAAGaaagtgatgaaaacatgagGGAGGAACTCACAAAGACAGAATGTGAAAGAATAGCTGACAAAAAACATGAAGGGTGGACAGAACAGGCTAGTTTATTCTGTTCTAATAGTGACATTTGGGATGAGCTGGAGGATATTGTATGTGAAGTGATAGAGGATGAAGAAAGTAAGaagtgtgaggaggaggatgttgcTGCACAGGTACATTTGGtagaagatgaggaggaaaaagaTGATGAAGGCGAGCCAAACAAGACAGATATTAGAGTAGAGGAGGAGGAATTAGTGGATAAAACTATAGGGAAACTTGGAGATCCAGTAATGCAGCAAGAAAAATTAGATCAGAAGAAACATGCCTTCAGTGAAGAAGTACAGCATCACAGCAGAGGAGAAGTGGtttcaagagaaaaagaagaaaataaacagaaagcagatCTACAAAGTAGAGCACAGCCAAGTGTAGATAAACTAAAGGAACTGAAAGGGAACCAGATGCGTGATAACAGTGATGGCAGCTTAGGAGGGTTCGGGAGGAAACTGGTCACATCTAAACATCCAAAAGTTTATCAAATCAAAGCGGTGCCAGTTGTGCCTCCAAAGCCTCAGCACTGCAAAATCACTGCTCTAACCCTccgtcagcagcagcagcaaagagagagaagagacgCTGACAGAGGGAGGGAAACCATACCGAGGGCCCTGACAGAGCAGGACAGGGTTTCTTCTGCGGAgcagctgagagacagagaCGACGAAACCGCCGACAGGAAGGAGAGGCTGGTGCTCCTcagggagagggagagaaggagggaTGGTGCAGAAGGTGCCGCTAGGGACACAAGCAGAAACAGTCCCCTCAGCATGTGTTTTGATGAGGCCGTTGCCATAGCAACcatgaggagagaaaaaga cGAGTGCGAGAAGCAGACGCTGAGGCAGAGGGATCGGGGAAGTGAAACCCGTAGTTTGTTGATTTGA
- the LOC121644907 gene encoding zinc finger protein 492-like isoform X2: protein MCQREDEIKNLKSSVEVLHNELKAARHAETLLPDHHGRDESQTGVGDERNFLEKVHTDKSHSTLAVPEGLVKCEPVEGGSEQTRIQPDQPREEVSSYQGGQWRSTTQTLTGCCNRDYLTLAQNSLPCLSEPSMDGGLASCSSSGGFQQSPLSRGLLGYSQYRNTVRRTVKRLMFKKSFVCPYCGKCFESAGHLERHKRIHTGEKPYRCEVCGRRFNQKCSLKEHMKIHRRSIPCGPGDTPVGRKKPNPQVTPCADTCHPDEVSQVKGEDSLTKNEEVLATAVQIKSEPAEENITQPLLHGGNEQTTDRADNLSENFSVLDRDNQLWMSSLQNNPQNMTSFPVITQLLQPPVEASCSNFSFQGKPYGELKSSSISQTPYGSSDTLIISNEASLSGMIEASMDCYRQRRSRSFKVIRPKKCFICSYCGKVFERAGHLERHLRIHTGEKPYGCHICGRCFNQKSSLKGHMKTHRNETAESTDMLEAHHLMLSMPDNQLMESFAEPNNRPAVTEEHVPCPAYGETLREEAVLVKLEPSGNGFPTLSQIKTDNGTEALDQSQLWPSGMEKRIGSHDQTVCVLLQDVKYQQDNKAKGDYSATEMQPTSSDAPESHDQLITHEMAVDDYSTLSDRTHNGGMFELNMAASGTHEDICGDIAAGQSGYICSNCGQSFDNFSMFQEHQCEKTPQQAFSCEICGKTFNQMSILKLHIKLHVR, encoded by the exons ATGTGTCAGCGTGAAGATGAGATCAAGAACCTGAAGAGCAGCGTCGAGGTTCTGCATAACGAGCTGAAAGCAGCGCGGCATGCGGAGACCCTGCTCCCCGACCACCACGGCAGAGATG AAAGCCAGACTGGTGTTGGGGATGAGAGGAATTTCCTTGAAAAGGTGCACACTGATAAGAGCCACAGCACCTTAGCAGTACCTGAAGGGCTGGTGAAATGTGAACCTGTGGAGGGGGGAAGTGAGCAGACCAGAATACAACCTGACCAACCAAGGGAAGAGGTGTCTTCGTACCAAGGAGGACAGTGGAGATCAACAACGCAAACCCTGACTGGGTGCTGCAACAGGGATTATTTAACGTTAGCGCAGAACTCCCTGCCGTGTCTCTCTGAGCCATCCATGGATGGTGGACTCGcgtcctgcagcagctctggTGGGTTTCAGCAGAGCCCGTTGAGTCGTGGGCTGCTGGGTTACAGTCAGTACAGAAACACAGTGCGAAGGACTGTGAAGAGGTTGATGTTTAAGAAAAGCTTCGTTTGCCCATACTGTGGCAAATGCTTTGAATCAGCTGGACATCTCGAACGACATAAAAGGATTCATACGGGTGAGAAACCATATCGCTGTGAAGTATGTGGGCGGCGGTTCAATCAGAAATGCAGCCTCAAGGAGCACATGAAGATTCACAGGAGAA GTATTCCATGCGGGCCGGGTGACACCCCAGTAGGCAGAAAAAAACCGAATCCTCAGGTAACTCCATGTGCTGATACGTGTCACCCCGATGAAGTGAGCCAGGTGAAGGGTGAGGACAGCTTAACAAAGAATGAAGAGGTTCTGGCAACAGCTGTGCAGATAAAATCTGAGCCTGCAGAGGAGAATATAACACAACCACTGCTTCATGGGGGAAACGAGCAAACCACGGACAGAGCTGACAATCTCAGTGAGAACTTCTCAGTGCTGGACAGAGACAACCAGCTGTGGATGTCCAGTTTACAGAACAACCCACAGAACATGACTTCCTTCCCTGTTATAACACAGTTACTCCAACCACCAGTCGAAGCTTCTTGTAGCAACTTTTCTTTCCAAGGAAAACCCTACGGGGAGCTGAAATCCAGCTCAATTTCCCAAACACCCTATGGGTCCTCGGACACACTTATCATATCAAACGAAGCCAGCCTATCCGGTATGATAGAGGCGTCAATGGACTGCTACAGACAGAGGAGAAGCAGGTCGTTTAAGGTGATCAGGCCGAAGAAATGCTTCATCTGCTCGTATTGTGGAAAGGTCTTCGAGCGAGCTGGACACCTGGAAAGACATCTACGAATTCACACCGGAGAGAAGCCGTATGGCTGCCACATCTGTGGGAGGTGCTTCAATCAGAAGAGCAGCCTCAAAGGCCACATGAAGACGCACAGAAACG AAACAGCGGAGAGCACAGACATGCTGGAAGCTCATCACCTGATGTTGTCGATGCCCGATAATCAGCTGATGGAGAGCTTTGCTGAACCCAATAACAGACCAGCAGTTACAGAGGAACACGTTCCTTGCCCTGCGTATGGTGAGACACTAAGGGAAGAAGCAGTATTGGTAAAATTGGAACCCAGTGGAAATGGTTTCCCCACTTTAAGTCAGATCAAGACTGATAATGGCACAGAAGCACTAGACCAAAGTCAGCTGTGGCCATCAGGAATGGAGAAGAGAATCGGCAGCCACGACCAGACTGTCTGCGTTCTCCTGCAAGATGTCAAATATCAACAGGACAACAAAGCAAAGGGAGATTATTCAGCGACTGAGATGCAACCAACAAGCTCTGATGCTCCGGAATCACACGACCAGCTTATTACACATGAAATGGCTGTTGATGATTACAGCACACTGAGTGACAGGACTCACAATGGTGGCATGTTTGAGTTAAACATGGCCGCCTCCGGCACTCATGAGGACATCTGTGGTGATATCGCCGCTGGACAAAGCGGTTACATTTGCTCAAACTGTGGTCAAAGCTTTGATAATTTCAGTATGTTTCAGGAGCACCAGTGTGAGAAAACCCCACAGCAGGCCTTCAGCTGTGAGATTTGTGGTAAGACGTTTAACCAGATGAGCATCCTCAAACTGCACATTAAACTGCATGTgagatga
- the LOC121644921 gene encoding zinc finger protein 189-like: protein MPSAFGTQVAAIMDALSKAAVADITKLVEEESVVLHMEIRRRDSEIQELQRSLEMMEAELYKAQEAAVKRVTEEEQEQTTAGSKVQQRNKKEDQEEGGIYSEFNAQYSPCEPQNVMEESHNIKAMVKQEPACELSTTAITGNTARADVGSVEGEQHESIWHAPACDMYGKNCAEMQQFVDIFPFHAEEYSACKDTESSFNSLSTSKETTSDDCLSVPIKVEVTMPSMCMGSSPSKSVRNDQFRHDSLHDECMQSALQQEESSTALPRALRSTVGTSGSISEDISKNSFRAKRQTNVWRTNPKIFFCSVCNKGFPRLSQLEEHKTSHQTFKPFRCLECGKSFTQKTRLKTHQSVHTGERPFSCKICGKMFSRQGNCLRHERFHSGLKPYSCRQCGKSFTVLGNLKIHQEIHLQGR from the exons ATGCCTTCTGCTTTCGGTACGCAGGTCGCCGCCATCATGGACGCGCTCTCGAAAGCTGCGGTGGCAGATATAACGAAGCTGGTTGAGGAGGAGAGTGTTGTTCTGCACATGGAGATTCGCCGGAGGGACAGTGAGATCCAGGAGTTGCAGAGGAGTCTGGAGATGATGGAGGCTGAACTCTACAAAGCTCAAGAGGCTGCCGTAAAACGAGTtacagaggaggagcaggagcaaACAACTGCAGGGAGTAAGGTCCAGCAGAGAA ataaaaaagaggatcaggaagaaGGTGGAATTTATTCTGAATTTAATGCTCAGTATTCACCTTGTGAGCCTCAGAATGTGATGGAGGAAAGCCATAACATCAAGGCAATGGTAAAACAAGAGCCTGCATGTGAACTTTCCACCACTGCAATAACAGGCAACACAGCACGAGCTGATGTTGGCTCTGTGGAAGGAGAGCAACATGAGTCCATCTGGCATGCTCCTGCTTGTGATATGTATGGGAAAAACTGTGCTGAAATGCAACAGTTTGTAGACATTTTTCCCTTTCATGCTGAAGAGTATTCTGCCTGCAAAGACACTGAAAGTTCATTTAATTCATTATCAACTTCAAAAGAAACAACATCAGACGATTGTTTAAGTGTGCCAATAAAAGTGGAGGTAACAATGCCATCGATGTGTATGGGAAGTTCTCCTTCAAAGTCTGTCCGTAATGACCAATTTAGACATGATTCCCTCCATGATGAGTGCATGCAGTCTGCTTTACAACAAGAAGAGTCATCAACAGCTCTTCCTCGTGCACTGAGGTCCACAGTAGGCACATCAGGATCCATAAGTGAAGATATAAGCAAGAACAGCTTTAgagcaaaaagacaaacaaatgtgTGGAGAACAAATCCAAAAATCTTCTTCTGCTCTGTGTGCAACAAGGGTTTCCCTCGATTGTCTCAGCTGGAGGAGCACAAGACCAGTCATCAAACCTTCAAGCCTTTCAGGTGCCTCGAATGCGGGAAATCTTTTACCCAAAAGACTCgactgaaaacacaccagagtGTGCACACGGGAGAAAGGCCCTTCAGCTGCAAAATCTGCGGCAAGATGTTTTCGAGGCAGGGCAACTGCCTGAGACATGAGCGGTTCCACAGTGGGCTGAAGCCGTACAGCTGTAGGCAGTGCGGTAAAAGCTTCACCGTGCTGGGAAATCTCAAAATACATCAAGAGATTCACCTGCAGGGAAGATAG